From a region of the Acanthochromis polyacanthus isolate Apoly-LR-REF ecotype Palm Island chromosome 3, KAUST_Apoly_ChrSc, whole genome shotgun sequence genome:
- the btbd3a gene encoding BTB/POZ domain-containing protein 3a, with protein sequence MAAELFPSNKLLPSASASSSTALQQNLTNNNNTKSCCSWQGLYPTIRERNSVMFNNEMMADVHFVVGPPGGTQRVPGHKYVLAVGSSVFHAMFYGELAEDQDEIRIPDVEPPSFLAMLKYIYCDEIDLCADTVLATLYAAKKYIVPHLARACVNFLETSLSAKNACVLLSQSCLFEEPDLTQRCWEVIDAQAELALRSEGFCDIDVQTLESILRRETLNAKEMVVFEAALSWAEAECQRRELQPTIENKRLALGKAIYLIRIPTMALEDFANGAAQSGVLTLNETNDIFLWYTAAKKPELLFCSKPRKGLSPQRCHRFQSCAYRSNQWRYRGRCDSIQFAVDKRVFIAGFGLYGSSCGSAEYSAKIELKRQGVPMAQRIIKYFSDGSSSTFPVWFEYPVQIEPDTFYTASVVLDGNELSYFGQEGMTEVQCGKVTFQFQCSSDSTNGTGVQGGQIPELVFYA encoded by the exons ATGGCTGCGGAGCTGTTCCCCAGCAACAAGCTGCTTCCCTCCGCCTCAGCCAGCAGCTCCACGGCGCTCCAGCAGAACCTCACCAACAATAACAACACGAAGAGCTGCTGTAGCTGGCAGGGCCTGTACCCGACCATCCGGGAGAG GAACTCAGTCATGTTCAACAATGAGATGATGGCAGACGTCCACTTTGTGGTGGGACCTCCTGGGGGGACGCAGCGAGTCCCAGGACACAAG TACGTTCTGGCCGTTGGCAGCTCCGTGTTCCACGCCATGTTCTATGGAGAACTGGCCGAGGACCAGGACGAGATCCGGATCCCCGACGTGGAGCCGCCGTCCTTCCTGGCCATGTTGAA GTACATCTACTGTGATGAGATCGACCTGTGCGCCGACACGGTGCTCGCTACGCTCTACGCCGCCAAGAAGTACATCGTTCCTCACCTGGCTCGGGCCTGCGTCAACTTCCTGGAGACGAGTCTGAGCGCCAAGAATGCCTGCGTGCTGCTGTCCCAGAGCTGCCTGTTCGAGGAGCCCGACCTGACGCAGCGCTGCTGGGAGGTGATCGACGCCCAGGCCGAGCTGGCGCTGCGCTCCGAGGGCTTCTGCGACATCGACGTCCAGACACTGGAGAGCATCCTGCGGCGGGAGACCCTCAACGCCAAAGAGATGGTGGTGTTTGAGGCGGCGCTGAGCTGGGCCGAGGCCGAGTGCCAGCGGCGGGAGCTGCAGCCGACCATCGAGAACAAGCGCCTGGCGCTGGGGAAGGCCATCTACCTGATCCGCATCCCCACCATGGCGCTGGAGGACTTCGCCAACGGGGCGGCGCAGTCCGGCGTGCTCACGCTCAACGAGACCAACGACATCTTCCTGTGGTACACCGCCGCCAAGAAGCCCGAgctgctgttctgcagcaaaCCCAGGAAAGGCCTGTCGCCGCAGCGCTGCCACCGCTTCCAGTCCTGCGCCTACCGGAGCAACCAGTGGCGCTACCGCGGCCGCTGCGACAGCATCCAGTTCGCCGTGGACAAGCGCGTCTTCATCGCCGGCTTCGGCCTGTACGGCTCCAGCTGCGGCTCGGCCGAGTACAGCGCTAAGATCGAGCTGAAGCGGCAGGGCGTGCCCATGGCCCAGCGCATCATCAAGTACTTCTCCGACGGCTCCAGCAGCACCTTCCCCGTCTGGTTCGAGTACCCGGTGCAGATCGAGCCCGACACCTTCTACACCGCCAGCGTGGTTCTGGACGGCAACGAGCTCAGCTACTTCGGCCAGGAGGGCATGACGGAGGTGCAGTGTGGGAAGGTCACCTTCCAGTTCCAGTGCTCCTCGGACAGCACCAACGGCACCGGAGTGCAGGGAGGACAGATCCCCGAGCTCGTCTTCTACGCCTGA
- the acaa1 gene encoding 3-ketoacyl-CoA thiolase, peroxisomal produces the protein MHRLKLISGHLCPGGSAEFNRDLRRAECGSAAATRSRNSPDDVVVVHGRRTAIGRAKRGTLKDTTPDELLSAVMTAVLTDVGLSPDRLGDVCVGNVLQPGAGALMARVAHFLSGFPESVPVYTVNRQCSSGLQALLNLAGSIRSRSVDLGLACGVESMSLQSMGNPGDLSSRVSDVEKARDCLIPMGITSENVAERFGVSREKQDAFALSSQQKAARAQSLGRFDQEIVPVTTRFVDADGKQLQVTVSRDEGVRPGTTLEGLAKLRPAFTPDGSTTAGNSSQVSDGAAALLVGRRAAVEALGLPVLGVLRASAVVGVPPDVMGIGPAVAIPAALEKAGLTVADIDVFEINEAFASQAVYCVEKLGIPVEKVNPNGGAIALGHPLGCTGARQVVTLLNELRRRGRRAFGVVSMCIGTGMGAAAVFEYPGP, from the exons ATGCACCGATTAAAGCTCATTTCTGGACACTTGTGTCCCGGCGGCTCCGCTGAGTTTAACCGGGACTTACGGAGGGCGGAATGCGGCTCGGCAGCTGCGACACGCAGCCGCAACTCTCCGGACGACGTGGTGGTGGTTCACGGACGGAGGACTGCGATAGGACGGGCGAAGAGAGGCACTCTGAAG GATACGACGCCCGACGAGTTGCTGAGCGCCGTGATGACGGCGGTTCTGACGGATGTGGGACTGTCACCTGATAGGCTGGGAGACGTCTGCGTCG GTAACGTGCTGCAGCCCGGCGCCGGCGCTCTCATGGCCAGAGTGGCTCACTTCCTCAGCGGCTTCCCGGAGTCGGTCCCGGTCTACACGGTGAACCGGCAGTGCTCCTCCGGCCTGCAGGCGCTCCTCAACCTGGCGGGATCCATCCGGAGCAGAAGCGTGGACCTGGGCCTCGCCTGCGG GGTGGAGAGCATGTCGCTGCAGTCGATGGGGAATCCAGGAGATCTGAGCTCCAGAGTGTCGGACGTGGAGAAGGCCAGAGACTGCCTCATCCCCATGGG gaTCACGTCGGAGAACGTCGCTGAGAGGTTTGGAGTCTCCAGAGAGAAGCAGGACGCCTTCGCTCTGAGCTCACAGCAGAA GGCGGCCCGGGCTCAGAGTCTGGGCCGGTTCGACCAGGAGATCGTCCCCGTCACGACCAGGTTCGTGGACGCTGACGGCAAACAGCTACAGGTGACGGTCAGCAGAGACGAAGGCGTCCGGCCGGGAACGACGCTGGAGGGACTCGCTAAGCTGAGGCCGGCCTTCACGCCGGACGGCAGCACCACGGCAG GTAACTCCAGCCAGGTGAGCGACGGGGCGGCCGCCCTGCTGGTGGGCCGCAGGGCTGCGGTGGAGGCTCTGGGGCTGCCGGTTCTAGGGGTCCTGAGGGCCAGCGCCGTGGTGGGGGTCCCTCCTGATGTGATGGGTATCGGACCGGCCGTCGCCATCCCTGCAGCTCTGGAGAAGGCTG GACTGACTGTGGCTGATATCGATGTGTTTGAAATCAACGAGGCCTTCGCAAGTCAG GCGGTCTACTGCGTGGAGAAACTGGGGATCCCTGTGGAGAAGGTGAACCCGAACGGCGGCGCCATCGCTCTGGGCCACCCGCTGGGCTGCACCGGCGCTCGCCAGGTGGTGACGCTGCTCAACGAGCTCCGTCGCCGAGGCAGGAG GGCGTTCGGAGTCGTGTCCATGTGCATCGGGACGGGGATGGGAGCCGCTGCCGTCTTCGAATACCCCGGACCGTAG